The Triticum dicoccoides isolate Atlit2015 ecotype Zavitan chromosome 6A, WEW_v2.0, whole genome shotgun sequence genome has a window encoding:
- the LOC119319321 gene encoding uncharacterized protein LOC119319321, with product MAKPHAGFNTPRPSSARSAARTTAGSSSTDTTPLAPTSIPRADLSSSGAKAGVTSAIRTPSGSSSSTDLSGHFTRSSVGSSSSTDLSASTTRDIASIVKEVGKRLDYEDDSPFPTAASLHQPMLAPEGLADLAPLLELPDPDNASSTTVVSASDADAKHAMTASVDSTVTQVAAPADFTADGPLLTEMEGVLAELSGARGLSPRSKRLLLALVEVADAELNANPTAAVLHIRRAAFWRKVRVGILAATVFSVAAIDAALAFALYGARHGNDRYHHVLPPT from the exons ATGGCCAAGCCTCACGCCGGCTTCAACACCCCGCGCCCCTCCTCCGCCCGCTCCGCCGCTCGCACCACCGCGGGTTCCTCGTCGACGGACACGACTCCCCTCGCCCCCACCTCCATCCCCCGCGCCGACCTCTCCTCCTCCGGCGCCAAGGCCGGTGTCACCTCCGCCATCCGCACCCCCTCGGGCTCCTCGTCATCCACAGATCTCTCCGGGCACTTCACCCGCAGCTCCGTGGGTTCCTCGTCATCCACGGATCTCTCCGCGAGCACCACCCGCGACATCGCCTCCATCGTCAAG GAGGTGGGCAAGCGCCTGGACTACGAGGACGACTCCCCCTTCCCCACCGCCGCCTCCTTGCATCAGCCGATGCTCGCGCCCGAGGGCCTTGCCGACCTCGCGCCCCTGCTCGAGCTTCCCGACCCCGACAACGCCTCCTCCACCACCGTCGTCTCCGCCTCTGACGCTGACGCGAAACACGCGATGACCGCTTCCGTCGACTCCACTGTCACCCAG GTTGCAGCGCCTGCCGACTTCACCGCCGATGGCCCCCTGCTCACGGAGATGGAGGGCGTCCTCGCCGAGCTGAGCGGCGCCCGCGGCCTCAGCCCGCGCTCAAAgcgcctcctcctcgcgctcgttgagGTCGCCGACGCGGAGCTCAATGCCAACCCCACGGCCGCTGTCCTCCACATTCGCCGCGCTGCCTTCTGGAGGAAAGTGCGGGTTGGGATCCTCGCCGCGACGGTCTTTTCCGTCGCCGCGAtcgacgccgcgctggccttcgcgctCTACGGAGCCCGCCATGGCAACGACCGGTACCACCACGTGCTGCCCCCTACCTGA